In Oncorhynchus tshawytscha isolate Ot180627B linkage group LG01, Otsh_v2.0, whole genome shotgun sequence, the genomic stretch GGCTGCCTTGCTGTAGGCCAAACACTTGGACAGGACACCCCAATGAGGGCTTATGTGTCCTGGGGTGGAGAGCTCCACAATTCTGCcatgacagacacacagaatAAGTTATATTATTAACAGTGTTTAGCTTACAGAGCTGGTCTATGAGACAAGTCATGTTTCATAGGCCAGCGTACAGTGAGAAAACAACAcagatgtataaaaaaaaaaaatctaatgtcCTGAGGAAACTCTTTATTGATAAGCTTTCAAAAATTTTGACATTTCACTTGAAAATGTCATGGCTCTGATTTGATAGTGAATGTTAGGGGATGTGGAGTTGCTCTTGTATGCCTCATTGTGCTCACCACGCTGTATAGTGGCGGTACATAAAGTCAAGGCTTATACTCAGAATGTTTAGGTGAGATCACTGGTCGTGTGATTCACAGCAGCTATCAAACTCACAATGGGGATCTCACTATCATTATACCCACTGATGTGATCTTCTTCTTCACGGTTATTTTGTATCCGCTTCTGAAGAGTTGGAGCTGGCTGAATGCAGGTTTAATGAGAAGAATCCTCATGGTCTCCGACTTACTCATAATCACACGTGCATTCATGGTAAATCTCTCATGGATTCTCTTTCTCTTATATTCTTTCTCCCTTCCCTGGGTTTCATCCTATACCTCATGAAAAAGATAAACATGCATCTATGAACCTCTCCTTCTATGGCCGCAACAAAATCACCCTCAAGCTGATTGATTAGTGATTTAGACACCGGATCAATTTAACATAATAAGATGAGGTTGTAGAAATTGACTATGGCCGACTCCAGTCTGAATTGAAATTCATTAGCACAAAGCAGTTGTCCTCATTGCAAATTCGACAATTTTACCCACTGGGCTAAAGCACAAGTCATTTGTTCAGGCAGTAGACAACTTTCGTTGGTCTTAGATGGGGAATTGACGTCATTGCAGCAGCCAATCTCACAATGTAACATTACCACACATGCACAGTGGTGTTGAGGATAGATCTGAACCTCTGCTCACCTCGTAATGACGTAGGGGGCAAAGCACACCACAAACGTTCCAATGAATGTGCTGATCTTCTTGGTGGCTCTCTGCCTCCGCTGTCTCTGCTCATCCAGGCATCGCTGGCGCACACTGCCAAAGGACAGAGGGGACCATTATCACCCCAAGGGACGTATAGGAGCATAAGTTTAAACATGGCCTCTCGAGTGGGATGAACGTTGATGGAGAAAACAGCATGCTTCTATGGACAGTATCAGAGCTCATCCTCAGGTCAATGCCAATGGATTGTTCAAGATATATGAACAGTAACACATCCATTATGTAAATCAAGTCCAATTCCAATTCCATAATTATTCTTTAATAGACTGGTAATAACATGGTGTTGACCTCAGCATATCTTAGAAAGATGAAGGAAAGATAACATAAAATAAAGTAATGTTGACAGTGAGTGCACATTAATTGACTGATTTGaggctaatttatttattttagctaTGTAATATGGAGGTGATTGAAAAGGGAACATCAAATACAGTAAACCATTCATGACATGGATCTTAACTATATCCAGAAATAATTACACACGCTATTATCCTAACATCTATGATGTAGAGAGAAAATGCTTCAGGGTGATTCAATCATATCTCTCCTCACAtctttctcatccctctcacTGAACAGCTCTTTGAACGTTTGAGGTAAACTGGGCAGAGTAGGCCTAAACTGATCTAATATTTAATCTCAAAGAATGGTTTTGATGTATTACATTTTATTAAAACTATTGTTAAAATGCGGAATGATTTTTGCTTTTCTGTATGTAGGTTACTGTAATGTTGGCATGACCATAGTATTGCCTATGACAAAATATCTAAATGCAAGGCAAATTTAATGACAATTGGTTAACTAACTGCCAATAATGTCTGTCTGGGCTATTCAACTCATGAATATAAATCACATTTTACAATGGTTTTGATCTGTATGTGAATAGTTTTGGGGTTGGaatatatttgtgtcattttagTTTTGATAAAGAGGCCTGAGATCTGAGACCCGGAACATTGGACCAAATCTGTGGTGCTGAAATCAATCATAATGCCACTGAAGTCGCATTGTGCAATCACAATTTGTGGGCTAATTTTTTAGGGGATAGATTAGCTTTAATAATACAGATAGACcatggcttctatcaatgtaattgtgtTCATAATTTCTAATCCCTCATATATATTGTTttgtaaatatactgtatattttcacCTTACCACCCCACCATTAATtgaagtaaactaatggacaacaatacaATTTTACATTATCTTTTTTGTTTGATCGATTTTTGATTTACTATGATTTTTCAAATCACCctgcagtgctatttgcagagttgcCTCTAtataaatgttgcaattcttcaaccattcctgaacctgcgccGAAAACAAGCTACACATGGGCAATACCAAAACAATTGTAAACATGGTCTAACCTTAAAAAAGTAAATTAAACAAGTAAATGAATCAGACAAGGACACCTCAACAGTAGGCTAAACAGCTTACCTCGGGTGAATATCCACAAGCAGCAATAAGGTCTGCATAGTGATCACGTCGATGCGTTTACAGTGAAAACGCGCAACTTTCAGCACTTTCAGGTACGTTACACACAACACAATCAAGGTCATGAGAAAAGTGAGCGAGTGTAAAACCACAGTGTAGATGATGAACTGCGTCTTAGTGTCACTTGCTCTCGCATTGCAGAGCGTACAGGATGCGTAAAGGTGATGGTACCCAACCCAGGAGAGGCAGGTGGCCACCGTGGAGAAGGAGAGCGAGTGGAACCACGTGTATGCCAGAGCTATCACTGCGTCCCGGTGTCGTATTCTGGAGTGGTAGCTTAGCGGAAAAACCACCGCCACCCATCTATCGATGCTCAAAGCCCCCATACTGAGCATTGAGTTCGTGGTGAGGAAAGTGTCCAGGAAACCCACAGTTTGACAGAACCCGCTGCTTCCAGGGTTTCCTTTGTTGATAAGTCCAACCAGAGTTAGAGGCATGGTAGAAACGGTAAGAAAGAGGTTGCAGAAGGTAAGGTTGAGGATAAACAACCCGGGAACCTGCTTTCGAATCTCCGGGTTGTACAGAAAGCAGATTACCACCACCACGTTGGACAGCAACGAGACAACGATGATCACTACTACAAACAGAAAGACAGCTATGTCCGCTATGTGCATGGTGCGTGCGTCCCGCTCAAAAATACGGACTTTTGACAATTGAATCCACCGTCCAGCTTCGGAAATAAATTAAAGATAGCATTGTGCTGGATCTAAGAGGTCCAAATACAAACATTCGACACTGTGTCACAATTATAAATCGTTGTCCTTCTCGTGTCTCCATGTAACGATACAGCCGGCTCACTATGTGGAGTCGCAAGGAAGGGCATCCAAGTATTATGGATGTTATGTGATACGGACTGAACCACTGTCTCCGGGGACGGGTGATAAACAAATAGAGACACCCCTGCACGTCTGGCTGCAGTTAGTTTCCAAGTATTTCTTCCTTGCCATTGCAATGATACCTCATTGTGCAATCGCGCAGTGCACTGATGGACAGCTTTGCAAACACGCAGCGCAGTCTCTCCTATGGTCTGTCTCCGGGGATGCTTTTGTTCGATATATATCACCCATCACCTACACTCACATGCTGCACACTTGATCACCTCCCCAAAGCTACCAAAAATAGATTTATTTAAAAATAGAACATCATGCGTAAAGTGTCGACTCATGTCACTGACACCTACAATTTGAAGAACGTGCAACATATTGATCTTTGTGTTATCTCCATATGATGTAAATTCCATATATCTGGGGGTGTTGAGAAAGGCAGAAGACACAGCCAGAACGTTGCTGATTCAAGCCCCCATGCCGGGAAACGCAAAAATGGGAAGGAAACTGAACTGATAGCTATAAGGCTGCTGGTCTCTGATCCCATGCACCATCTCCTGCCATTGTGTCCTTGAGCAAAAGTATGAacaaaagtttcttcaagtgcagttgccaTTAAGaggtatgatgaaactggctctcatgaggaccgccacaggaaaggaagacccagatttttctctgctgtagaggatcagttcattagagttaccagccttagaaattgcagcccaaataaatgcttcacagagttcaagtaatagacacatctcaacataaactgttcagaggagactatgcgaatcaggccttcatggtccaattgctgcaaataaaccactaccaaaggacacgaataataagaagagacttgcttgggccaagaaacatgagcaatggacattagaccggtggaaatctgtcctttggtgtgatgagtccaaatttgagatttatggttccaacagccg encodes the following:
- the LOC112260879 gene encoding G-protein coupled receptor 26-like; its protein translation is MHIADIAVFLFVVVIIVVSLLSNVVVVICFLYNPEIRKQVPGLFILNLTFCNLFLTVSTMPLTLVGLINKGNPGSSGFCQTVGFLDTFLTTNSMLSMGALSIDRWVAVVFPLSYHSRIRHRDAVIALAYTWFHSLSFSTVATCLSWVGYHHLYASCTLCNARASDTKTQFIIYTVVLHSLTFLMTLIVLCVTYLKVLKVARFHCKRIDVITMQTLLLLVDIHPSVRQRCLDEQRQRRQRATKKISTFIGTFVVCFAPYVITRIVELSTPGHISPHWGVLSKCLAYSKAACDPFVYSLLRNQYRKTCSDLANKILKRSSFNSSVRRVENGRATDTNNTKPTQ